In Pseudomonas abieticivorans, the genomic window TGAGCATGCCCGAGGAGTTCAACGACCCGCTCTGGCGGCAGATTCTCTCTGGCGCGCAGATGCTGTTCGTGGCCTTCGGCGCCCTGGTGCTGATGCCGCTGATCACCGGTCTCGACCCCAACGTGGCGCTGTTTACCGCAGGCCTTGGCACGTTGCTGTTCCAGATTGTCACCCGGCGCCAGGTGCCGGTGTTCCTGGCCTCAAGCTTCGCCTTCATCACCCCCATCATCCTCGCCAAGGGCCAGTTCGGCCTGGCCGAGACCATGGGCGGGGTCATGGCGGCTGGCTTCGTGTACACCTTTCTGGGCCTGGCCGTTAAGGTCAAGGGCACCGGCTTCATCGACCGCCTGCTGCCACCGGTGGTGATCGGCCCAGTGATCATCTCCATCGGCCTGGCCATGGCGCCGATTGCCGCCAACATGGCAATGGGCAAGGCTGGCGATGGCGCGGAACTGATCCCGTACAGCACCGCGATGCTGATCTCCATGCCGGCATTGCTGACCACGCTGATCGTGGCCGTGTTTGGCAAAGGCATCTTCCGCCTGGTGCCAATCATCTCCGGCGTATTGGTCGGCTTTGCGCTGGCGTTCTACTTCGGCGTGGTCGACACCGCCAAGATCGCCGCCGCCCCTTGGCTGGGCGTGCCGCACTTCACAGCGCCGGCGTTCAACTGGCAGGCGATCCTGTTCATCGTACCGGTGGCCCTGGCGCCGGCGATCGAACACATCGGCGGCGTGATTGCCGTGGGCAGCGTGACCGGTCGCGACTACCTGAAAAACCCCGGCCTGCACCGCACGCTGCTGGGTGACGGCATCGCCACCACCGCTGCCGGCCTGTTCGGCGGCCCGCCCAACACCACCTACGCGGAAGTGACTGGCGCGGTGATGCTGACCAAGAACTACAACCCCAAGATCATGACCTGGGCGGCGGTCTTCGCCATCAGCCTGGCCTTCATCGGCAAATTCGGCGCGCTGCTGCAAAGCATCCCGGTACCGGTCATGGGCGGCATCCTGTGCCTGCTGTTCGGTTCGATCGCGGCGGTGGGCATGAACACCCTGATCCGCCACAAGATCGACCTGGGCGAAGCACGCAACCTGGTGATCGTTTCGGTGACGTTGGTGTTTGGTATCGGCGGCGTGCTGATCGGCACCGGCACCGGGCCGAGCGACTTTGGCTTGAAAGGCATTGCCCTGTGCGCCGTGGTGGCGATTGCGCTGAACCTGATCTTGCCGGGCAATGATGGCTGGAAGAAGGACAAGACCGATACGGTGTTGTAACGCAGCCAGCCTGAGGCACCGTGGCATGCACTTCGCGGATAAATCCGCTCCTACAGACCCAGCTCTTGTAGGAGCGGATTTATCCGCGAAGAACGCGCCGCGCTGCCCTAGAGCATCACCGGCGCCCGCTCACACAACACCTTCAACGCCTGCGCCCAATCTGCCCGATCATTCAGGCAAGGCACCAGCACCAATTCCTGCCCCCCCGCCGCGATAAACTGCTCGCGGCCGCGGTCGCCGATCTCTTCCAACGTCTCGATGCAGTCGGCCACGAACGCCGGGCACATCACCAGCAGCTTTTTAACCCCCTGCTTGGCCAACTCGTCCAGGCGTGCCTCGGTGTAGGGCTCGATCCATTTCGCACGGCCCAGGCGCGACTGGAAGGCCACCGACCACTTGCCATCAGGCAAGCCGAGGCGCTCTGCGCAGGCTTGTGCCGCACGCAAGCACTGCGCGCGATAGCAGGTGGCGAGCACCTCGGGGGAGGCGGTGCGGCAGCAGTCGGCGTCTTTCAGGCAATGGCCGGGGTTGAGCTTGGTGAGGTGCCGTTCGGGCAGGCCGTGAAAGCTCATCAGCAGGTGGTCGAAGTCTTGTTCCACGTGCGCGCGGGCGCTGTCGGCCAGCGCCTGGATGTATTCGGGCTGGTCGTAGAACGGCTGTAGCACAGAGAACTGCACGGGCAGTTTTTTCTGCCGCACCACCTTCCTCGCTTCCTCGATCACCGTGGTCACGGTGCTGTCGGCAAACTGTGGGTACAGTGGCGCCAGGGTGATGTTCTTGATGCCCTGCCCGGCCAGGCGGGTGAGCACGGTATCGAGGGAAGGCTCGCCGTAACGCATGGCGATTTCCACCGGGCCGTGGGTCCACTGGCGGTGCATGGCGGTTTGCAAGCGGCGGGTCAGCTCCACCAGCGGCGAGCCCTCCTCCCACCAGATCGATGCGTAGGCATGCGCCGACTGCTCGGGGCGCTTGATCAAGATCAGCGACACCAGCAAGCGCCGCACCGGCCAGGGCAAGTCGATGACGTACGGGTCCATGAGGAACTGATTGAGGTAGCTACGCACATCAGCGACAGACGTCGAGGCGGGCGAGCCCAGGTTAACCATCAGCAAGGCATGATCGGTCATGCAGCGTCCTAATTTCAGAGGCGCCTGGACAGGTCGTCCAGCGCCGTTGGCAAATCGGTAAAACGAAAGGTAAAACCTTGCGCCAGTAAACGTTGTGGGAGCGCACGCTGGCCACCCAGCAGCAGACCAGACAGCTCGCCCAGCCCGGCTTTAAGCAGCAACGCCGGCAAGGGCATGAAGGCTGGCCGATGCAGCGCCTTGCCCAGCAACCGGGCGAACTCACGGTTGCGTACCGGCGTGGGCGCGCAGGCATTATAAGGACCGCTGGCATCATCGTGCTTGAGCAGAAAATCTATCAGGGCGATTTGATCGTCAATGTGGACCCACGGCATCCACTGCCGACCGTTGCCAATCGGCCCGCCCACGCCCAGCTTGAAAGGCAGGCGCAGCTTGGTCAAAAATCCGCCTTCGCTGGCCAGCACCAGGCCGGTTCGCACGCACACCACGCGCAGGCCGAATGCCTGTGCGCGTTGCGCGGTTTCTTCCCAGGCCTGGCAGAGTTGGCTGGCAAAATCCTGGGTCACCGGTTGCGATTGCTCGGTGATTTCCCGCTCGCCGCTGTCGCCATACCAGCCCACGGCCGAACCCGAGATCAGCACAGAGGGGCGTTGCTGGCGCGTCTCAAGCCACGCCAATAATTGTTCGGTGAGGGTGATGCGGCTGGCCCACAGCAAAGCCCGGCGCTTGCCAGTCCAGGGCCGGTCAGCGATGGGTTCGCCGGCCAGGTTGACGATCGCATCGAGCGGCTCTTGGCCCAGCTCTTCAAGCCGGGCAATACCGCGCACCGAAGTACCACAAAGGGCCGCGACCCTGTCCGGCCGTCGGCTCCACACCGTCAGCTGAAAACCCTGCTTGAGCCAGTATTGGCAGAGCTTGCGACCTATCAGACCTGTACCGCCGGTCAGCAATATGCGCATGACGGCTTCCTCTTGTGGCGTTAATTGGCCATCGCTAGTCTATTTTTAAGAGAGAGGCACTTTTGCCGATGGACTGCTCTCAGATAAATCATAGGACAACGACCGTTGAAGGATAACGATAACTTATACCAAAAATGATTATTGTACAGGTTTGTCCATCGGCGTAGTCTGTGCATAGAAGTAACGAGGCCACTATGACTGTACCTATTGCCATCATCGGTACCGGCATCGCCGGGCTCGCAGCTGCCCAGGCGCTGCACAAGGCCGGCCATGCCTACCGCTTGTTCGACAAGAGCCGCGGCGCCGGCGGACGCATGTCCAGCAAGCGCAGCGAAGCCGGTTCGCTGGACCTGGGCGCGCAGTATTTCACCGCGCGTGATCGGCGCTTCGTCGACCAGGTCAATCAGTGGAAGGCCCAGGGCCTGGTCGCCGAATGGACCCCCCTGCTCTACAACGCCAAAGAAGGCCAACTGAGCCCATCGCCCGACGAGCAGGTGCGCTATGTCGGCACCCCGCGCATGGGCGCGATCGCCAAGGCCATGGCCGTCGAAGAGTTCACCACCTTCAACTGCCGCATTACCGAAGTCTTTCGCGGCGCCCATCACTGGCACCTGCTGGATGCCGAGGGGTGCAGCCACGGCCCCTTCAGCCACGTGA contains:
- a CDS encoding uracil-xanthine permease family protein; this translates as MPEEFNDPLWRQILSGAQMLFVAFGALVLMPLITGLDPNVALFTAGLGTLLFQIVTRRQVPVFLASSFAFITPIILAKGQFGLAETMGGVMAAGFVYTFLGLAVKVKGTGFIDRLLPPVVIGPVIISIGLAMAPIAANMAMGKAGDGAELIPYSTAMLISMPALLTTLIVAVFGKGIFRLVPIISGVLVGFALAFYFGVVDTAKIAAAPWLGVPHFTAPAFNWQAILFIVPVALAPAIEHIGGVIAVGSVTGRDYLKNPGLHRTLLGDGIATTAAGLFGGPPNTTYAEVTGAVMLTKNYNPKIMTWAAVFAISLAFIGKFGALLQSIPVPVMGGILCLLFGSIAAVGMNTLIRHKIDLGEARNLVIVSVTLVFGIGGVLIGTGTGPSDFGLKGIALCAVVAIALNLILPGNDGWKKDKTDTVL
- the hemH gene encoding ferrochelatase, with protein sequence MTDHALLMVNLGSPASTSVADVRSYLNQFLMDPYVIDLPWPVRRLLVSLILIKRPEQSAHAYASIWWEEGSPLVELTRRLQTAMHRQWTHGPVEIAMRYGEPSLDTVLTRLAGQGIKNITLAPLYPQFADSTVTTVIEEARKVVRQKKLPVQFSVLQPFYDQPEYIQALADSARAHVEQDFDHLLMSFHGLPERHLTKLNPGHCLKDADCCRTASPEVLATCYRAQCLRAAQACAERLGLPDGKWSVAFQSRLGRAKWIEPYTEARLDELAKQGVKKLLVMCPAFVADCIETLEEIGDRGREQFIAAGGQELVLVPCLNDRADWAQALKVLCERAPVML
- a CDS encoding TIGR01777 family oxidoreductase produces the protein MRILLTGGTGLIGRKLCQYWLKQGFQLTVWSRRPDRVAALCGTSVRGIARLEELGQEPLDAIVNLAGEPIADRPWTGKRRALLWASRITLTEQLLAWLETRQQRPSVLISGSAVGWYGDSGEREITEQSQPVTQDFASQLCQAWEETAQRAQAFGLRVVCVRTGLVLASEGGFLTKLRLPFKLGVGGPIGNGRQWMPWVHIDDQIALIDFLLKHDDASGPYNACAPTPVRNREFARLLGKALHRPAFMPLPALLLKAGLGELSGLLLGGQRALPQRLLAQGFTFRFTDLPTALDDLSRRL